The following proteins are encoded in a genomic region of Dokdonia donghaensis DSW-1:
- a CDS encoding methionine aminotransferase, whose amino-acid sequence MHFISKLPDVGTTIFTVMSKLAHQEGAINLAQGFPGFDSDPKLQQLVTKAMSDGYNQYAPMPGVYGLREQIANKINTLYDSDYHPESEVTVTAGATQAIYTIVSAFIRPRDEVIVLKPAYDCYEPAVTVNGGAIVPIQLKAPLYKVNWSAVERAITPKTKMLFINTPHNPTGTILDKEDMMELSRILKGTDIILLSDEVYEHIVFDGKKHESVARYPELRARSFITASFGKTFHNTGWKMGYTVAPKALMEEFQKVHQFNVFSVHHPSQKAFATYLKEPEHYLRLNDFFQQKRDLFLDLIKDSRFKVTPAAGTYFQMLDYSEITQKEDVDFAKRLTKDHKVASIPTSVFNLHQEDFKMLRFCFAKDDETLKKAATILCNI is encoded by the coding sequence ATGCACTTTATTTCAAAACTACCAGATGTAGGTACCACCATTTTTACAGTGATGAGTAAGCTTGCTCATCAAGAAGGAGCTATTAATCTTGCTCAAGGTTTTCCTGGTTTTGATAGTGATCCCAAGTTACAACAACTGGTAACTAAGGCTATGAGTGATGGGTATAACCAGTATGCACCTATGCCTGGAGTATATGGCCTACGCGAGCAAATAGCAAATAAGATAAATACATTATACGATAGTGATTATCACCCAGAAAGTGAGGTGACTGTGACCGCTGGGGCCACACAAGCTATTTATACCATTGTATCTGCTTTTATAAGACCAAGAGATGAGGTAATTGTTCTTAAACCAGCATATGATTGTTATGAGCCAGCAGTAACGGTAAATGGAGGAGCTATAGTCCCTATACAACTCAAGGCACCATTGTATAAAGTAAACTGGAGTGCGGTAGAGCGTGCTATAACGCCTAAGACTAAGATGCTTTTTATAAATACACCGCATAACCCTACAGGTACTATACTTGATAAGGAGGATATGATGGAGCTATCTAGAATATTAAAAGGCACAGATATTATCTTGCTTAGTGATGAAGTGTATGAGCATATTGTTTTTGATGGTAAAAAACACGAGAGTGTAGCTAGATATCCAGAGCTACGAGCACGTAGTTTTATTACTGCATCTTTTGGAAAAACCTTTCACAACACAGGGTGGAAAATGGGCTATACAGTAGCGCCTAAGGCATTAATGGAGGAGTTTCAGAAAGTACACCAGTTTAATGTTTTTTCTGTACATCACCCATCACAAAAAGCCTTTGCGACATATCTTAAAGAACCAGAACATTATTTAAGACTCAATGATTTCTTTCAGCAAAAGAGGGATTTATTTTTAGACCTAATTAAAGACTCACGTTTTAAAGTAACACCCGCTGCTGGAACTTATTTTCAAATGCTAGATTATAGCGAGATAACGCAGAAGGAAGATGTAGACTTTGCAAAGAGGCTCACAAAAGACCATAAAGTAGCATCAATACCAACCTCAGTATTTAATCTTCATCAAGAAGATTTTAAAATGCTTCGATTTTGCTTTGCAAAAGATGATGAAACCCTTAAAAAAGCAGCAACTATTTTATGCAACATATAG
- a CDS encoding DUF3109 family protein: MFQLKKTIVSEDIIEKDFVCNLNACKGECCIAGEAGAPLEEDEVKIMADIYEEVKPFLRPEGIAAIEAQGTSIVRDGELETPLVNGAECAYVTFNDKGWASCGIEDAYNAGKVDWKKPISCHLYPVRVQKYSSFSAVNYHRWPICDDACTLGQELKVPVYKFTKDALIRKFGEDWYAELETTAAEMGK; encoded by the coding sequence ATGTTTCAACTCAAAAAAACCATCGTTTCTGAAGACATCATCGAAAAAGATTTTGTCTGTAATCTTAATGCCTGCAAGGGTGAGTGCTGTATAGCTGGAGAGGCTGGCGCACCACTGGAGGAAGATGAGGTGAAGATTATGGCAGACATTTATGAGGAGGTAAAACCTTTTTTACGCCCAGAAGGTATCGCTGCTATTGAGGCACAGGGTACATCAATCGTGCGTGATGGTGAGCTTGAGACCCCACTTGTAAATGGTGCAGAGTGTGCCTATGTGACTTTTAATGATAAAGGCTGGGCAAGTTGCGGTATAGAAGATGCATATAACGCTGGTAAAGTAGACTGGAAAAAACCTATTTCTTGTCATTTATACCCTGTGAGGGTACAAAAGTATAGCTCATTTTCGGCAGTAAATTATCACCGCTGGCCTATTTGTGATGACGCCTGTACACTGGGGCAAGAACTTAAAGTACCCGTTTACAAGTTTACTAAGGATGCGCTTATACGTAAATTTGGCGAAGACTGGTATGCAGAGCTAGAAACTACTGCTGCAGAAATGGGTAAATAA
- a CDS encoding M20/M25/M40 family metallo-hydrolase has translation MKTLLYILCLVPLFALSQSNYDAVIDERLRATLLQHKDFVSIPNLPESPELMLENIAWVEKKYEALGFTTTRLKSETLPILLTEKVYDPALKTILFYVHIDGQPVNPAVWDQEDPFIPVLKKQNPSGTWTAMGWEALNQKINDEWRIYGRAAADDKAPILMFITALEILQEQGKTPNFNIKVIFDPQEEYGSTALLGTLDTYKNRYAADYFIVMDGPAHSSNRPTLTFGCRGIATCEITTYGATLPQHSGHYGNYVPNPAFRLSHLLSSMKDDDGKVLIEGYYDGVTISPEQALVMQSVPFTAASFNKKLGLHSAESVGKNYQEALQYPTLNVRQLNTSWSGKGLKTVVPSTATAHLDVRLVPEINGDNQLDKIVKHISNEGYFVLDRLPTAQERLTHKRIATVKTKTLVNAFRTSPQGDFGVKMRQRLTQVFNEEPVTIRMMGGTVPIVPLINTLNLPTVILPLVNMDNNQHNPNENIRICNMRQGIKVCLGLFETNF, from the coding sequence ATGAAAACGCTCTTGTACATATTATGTCTAGTCCCACTTTTTGCACTATCCCAAAGCAACTATGATGCAGTTATAGATGAACGTCTTAGAGCAACCTTATTACAGCACAAAGATTTTGTAAGCATTCCTAATCTCCCAGAAAGTCCAGAGCTTATGCTCGAAAACATTGCTTGGGTAGAAAAGAAATATGAGGCACTAGGCTTTACAACTACGCGTCTTAAAAGCGAGACACTACCTATACTACTTACCGAAAAAGTATACGACCCTGCGCTTAAAACCATCTTGTTTTATGTGCATATAGACGGGCAACCGGTAAACCCAGCAGTCTGGGATCAAGAAGATCCTTTTATCCCTGTGCTAAAAAAACAAAACCCATCTGGAACTTGGACGGCAATGGGCTGGGAAGCATTAAACCAAAAAATAAATGATGAATGGCGCATATACGGAAGAGCCGCAGCAGATGATAAAGCACCTATCCTTATGTTCATAACCGCATTAGAAATATTACAGGAGCAAGGCAAAACACCAAATTTTAATATCAAAGTAATTTTTGATCCTCAAGAAGAGTATGGTTCTACTGCTCTACTAGGCACTCTTGACACTTATAAAAATCGCTATGCTGCAGACTATTTTATAGTGATGGATGGCCCTGCGCATAGTTCTAACAGGCCTACACTCACCTTTGGGTGTCGTGGTATTGCCACTTGTGAGATTACAACCTATGGTGCAACATTACCACAACACAGTGGTCATTATGGCAATTATGTGCCTAATCCCGCTTTTAGGCTATCTCATTTACTCTCAAGTATGAAAGACGATGATGGCAAGGTACTTATAGAGGGTTATTATGACGGTGTTACTATAAGCCCAGAACAAGCTCTTGTGATGCAGTCTGTACCATTTACCGCGGCTAGCTTTAATAAAAAACTAGGCTTACACAGCGCCGAAAGTGTGGGTAAAAATTATCAAGAAGCCCTTCAATATCCCACGCTCAATGTGAGACAGCTCAACACCTCTTGGTCAGGCAAAGGGCTCAAAACTGTAGTACCTAGCACGGCAACGGCACACCTTGATGTACGCCTTGTACCAGAAATAAATGGAGATAACCAGCTAGATAAAATTGTAAAGCACATAAGCAATGAGGGATATTTTGTACTAGACCGACTGCCTACCGCGCAAGAGCGACTTACTCACAAGCGCATAGCAACAGTTAAGACCAAAACTCTAGTAAATGCTTTTAGAACAAGTCCACAGGGAGATTTTGGTGTAAAAATGAGGCAGCGATTAACACAAGTTTTTAATGAAGAGCCCGTAACGATACGTATGATGGGTGGTACGGTGCCTATTGTACCGCTTATTAACACCTTAAATCTTCCTACCGTTATCTTGCCTCTTGTTAATATGGACAACAACCAGCATAATCCTAATGAGAATATACGCATATGTAATATGAGACAAGGTATTAAAGTGTGTCTTGGCCTTTTTGAAACCAATTTCTAG